Proteins from one uncultured Desulfuromonas sp. genomic window:
- the ftsY gene encoding signal recognition particle-docking protein FtsY: MAQLTVFFQQAVAWLVALYAQWGVPVEKQLLAAYATLYLVGTVLVLFLVWRLVRRRRRKSLQPPAPESGEEVSGAAFEPAPQEGVATSAEAPTPESLTEPVSLYDRMRSGLSKTSSALIGRIDSLFSGASTVNQDVIEELEEILITADFGMKTTQMLVDGFQQRAKELKQADADQLRELLKDEIRRLLDVNAEPLALDRHSPFVLMVIGVNGVGKTTTIGKLAQQFSSQGKKVVLGAADTFRAAAADQLEVWGERSGVKVIRHDEGADPAAVAFDAAKAAVARNADILILDTAGRLHTKVNLMEEMKKLYRVLGREIDEAPHETLLVLDATTGQNALVQARLFKEAVGVTGIALTKLDGTAKGGMAVAIGAELGLPVRFVGVGEGIEDLRPFDPQMFVDALFEKR, translated from the coding sequence ATGGCTCAACTGACAGTGTTTTTTCAGCAGGCAGTTGCCTGGCTGGTTGCGCTTTATGCCCAGTGGGGCGTTCCGGTCGAAAAGCAACTTCTTGCCGCGTATGCAACACTGTATCTGGTTGGGACAGTGTTGGTCCTGTTCCTGGTTTGGCGGTTGGTTCGCCGTCGTCGCCGTAAATCGCTGCAGCCTCCGGCACCCGAATCCGGCGAAGAGGTTTCAGGCGCGGCTTTTGAACCGGCCCCGCAAGAGGGTGTTGCGACGTCAGCAGAAGCTCCGACACCTGAAAGTCTGACCGAGCCGGTTTCACTCTATGACCGGATGCGTTCCGGATTATCCAAAACCAGCTCAGCCCTCATCGGCCGTATTGATTCGTTGTTCAGTGGGGCATCCACGGTGAATCAGGATGTGATTGAGGAGCTTGAAGAGATTCTGATTACCGCCGACTTTGGCATGAAAACCACGCAAATGCTGGTTGATGGGTTTCAGCAGCGTGCAAAAGAGCTTAAACAGGCGGATGCGGATCAGTTGCGCGAACTGCTTAAAGATGAAATTCGCCGTTTGCTCGATGTGAATGCCGAGCCGCTAGCCCTTGACCGCCATAGCCCTTTTGTTTTGATGGTGATTGGCGTGAATGGTGTCGGGAAAACGACCACAATCGGCAAGTTGGCGCAGCAATTTTCTTCGCAGGGTAAAAAGGTTGTCCTGGGGGCGGCAGACACCTTCCGGGCGGCTGCGGCCGACCAGCTCGAAGTATGGGGTGAGCGGTCCGGTGTCAAAGTGATTCGTCATGATGAAGGGGCGGACCCCGCTGCGGTTGCTTTTGACGCTGCGAAGGCCGCTGTGGCCCGTAATGCCGATATTCTCATTCTCGACACGGCAGGTCGTCTGCACACCAAGGTCAACCTGATGGAAGAGATGAAGAAATTGTACCGGGTTCTTGGCCGTGAAATTGATGAGGCTCCCCATGAAACGTTGCTGGTGCTTGATGCGACAACCGGACAAAACGCTTTGGTACAAGCGCGATTATTCAAAGAAGCTGTTGGTGTTACCGGGATTGCCTTGACGAAGTTGGATGGCACGGCCAAGGGCGGTATGGCGGTGGCCATCGGCGCCGAATTGGGGTTGCCGGTTCGCTTTGTCGGTGTTGGTGAAGGGATTGAGGATTTACGCCCGTTTGATCCACAGATGTTTGTCGACGCTCTTTTCGAAAAACGTTAA
- a CDS encoding cell division protein ZapB — MSLDILVRLEEKIDRLLAYKEQLEQECKRLNEEKDSLVQEREFVSQELDRILSRLDFLDQESS; from the coding sequence ATGAGTTTGGATATTTTAGTCCGTCTGGAAGAAAAAATAGATCGGCTGCTTGCCTATAAAGAACAGCTGGAGCAGGAATGTAAACGACTGAATGAGGAGAAAGACAGCCTTGTTCAGGAACGTGAATTTGTCAGCCAGGAGTTAGACCGAATTCTGTCCCGGCTGGACTTTCTTGATCAGGAGAGCTCTTGA
- a CDS encoding cell division protein ZapA: MKQSVRVTILGQDFSIRSTCSVEEVQKVAAYVDARIAEVMAAGATADTLGATVLALMNVAGLYLESLRELERAQSAMSQSLQTLDDKLSSALPE; encoded by the coding sequence TTGAAGCAATCGGTTCGGGTGACGATATTAGGTCAGGATTTCTCAATACGGAGCACATGTTCCGTGGAAGAGGTGCAGAAAGTGGCTGCCTATGTCGATGCCCGTATCGCTGAAGTGATGGCTGCCGGTGCCACAGCAGATACGCTGGGAGCGACGGTTCTCGCACTTATGAACGTGGCTGGATTGTATTTAGAAAGCCTACGTGAGCTGGAACGGGCGCAAAGTGCGATGTCACAGTCGTTACAGACGTTAGACGACAAATTATCCTCCGCGTTGCCCGAATAA
- a CDS encoding 5-formyltetrahydrofolate cyclo-ligase gives MPKHRVREKQLQQRLSLDVDEYCRLSRRAQQRLLSLTLFEQAQTIALYSPIRQEVETTLLFDEALRAHKCVVFPQVKDGRMSFAITPDTHSFCPGCFGVLEPTGCQQVTVDQLDLVVVPGVAFGRCGSRLGYGKGFYDQTFEVRPSSCLLVGLGFSFQLEDDLPKESHDVGLDYIVTDEEVLAF, from the coding sequence ATGCCCAAACATCGCGTTCGAGAAAAACAACTGCAACAACGGCTCTCTCTGGATGTGGACGAATACTGTCGTCTCAGTCGGCGTGCCCAGCAACGTCTTCTGAGCTTGACGCTGTTTGAGCAGGCTCAGACGATTGCTCTTTATTCACCGATCCGGCAGGAAGTTGAAACGACATTGTTGTTTGATGAAGCTTTGCGAGCGCACAAATGCGTGGTGTTTCCTCAGGTCAAAGATGGGCGAATGTCTTTTGCGATCACTCCTGATACGCATAGCTTTTGTCCCGGTTGTTTTGGTGTTCTGGAGCCCACCGGATGTCAGCAGGTAACTGTGGACCAGTTGGACCTTGTTGTTGTGCCGGGCGTTGCCTTTGGTCGCTGTGGCTCGCGGCTGGGATATGGTAAAGGGTTTTACGATCAGACGTTCGAGGTGCGACCATCATCCTGTCTCCTCGTTGGTCTGGGGTTTTCTTTTCAACTTGAAGATGATTTGCCTAAAGAATCTCATGATGTCGGTCTGGATTATATTGTGACCGATGAAGAGGTCTTGGCGTTCTGA
- the rny gene encoding ribonuclease Y: MILIAVAGGALVGAYVRRRLDESQMGSAQQLASQIVEDGKKEAETIRKEAELQAKDTVLKAKAEWEKEAKELRRELQGQERRLIQREENLDRKDRVLETRDKEAQQRERELATQEGAIQQREKKAEQLVEEQMARLEQISGMTGEEARQHLMETMESQARHDAAKRIKQIEDEARESADKKAKEILSLAIQRYAGDYVAEKTVSVVPLPSDEMKGRIIGREGRNIRAIEAAAGIDLIIDDTPEAVIISGFNPVRREIARLALEKLVTDGRIHPARIEEIVQKAEEDVNQSIRESGEQATFDVGVHGIHPEVVKLIGRLKYRTSYGQNILKHSLEVAFLCGVMAAELGINVKQAKRAGLLHDLGKAVDHEVEGSHAMIGADLARKYGESPEIVHAIVAHHEEEKPSSVLAVLVQAADALSGARPGARREMLETYVKRLEELERIGTSFNGVDSCYAIQAGREVRVMVSSDQVSDAHSHVLAKDIAAKIEAEMTYPGQIKVNVIRETRAVDYAK; encoded by the coding sequence ATGATATTGATTGCCGTCGCCGGAGGGGCTCTCGTCGGTGCCTACGTGCGTCGTCGACTCGATGAGTCGCAGATGGGCAGTGCCCAACAGTTGGCATCACAAATTGTTGAAGATGGAAAAAAAGAAGCTGAAACCATCCGCAAAGAAGCGGAGTTGCAGGCAAAAGATACGGTTCTGAAAGCCAAGGCCGAGTGGGAAAAAGAAGCTAAAGAGTTGCGGCGCGAACTTCAGGGGCAGGAGCGGCGACTGATTCAGCGTGAAGAAAATCTTGATCGCAAAGATCGGGTTCTTGAAACACGCGATAAGGAAGCTCAGCAACGTGAGCGCGAGTTGGCGACTCAAGAAGGTGCGATTCAGCAGCGCGAAAAGAAGGCCGAGCAGTTGGTTGAAGAGCAAATGGCACGACTTGAACAGATCTCTGGTATGACCGGTGAAGAAGCGCGTCAACACCTGATGGAGACGATGGAAAGCCAGGCACGTCACGATGCTGCTAAGCGAATCAAACAGATTGAGGATGAGGCACGCGAAAGTGCCGACAAAAAAGCCAAAGAAATTCTGTCGTTGGCGATTCAGCGTTATGCCGGTGATTATGTCGCCGAAAAAACCGTCAGCGTTGTGCCCCTGCCTTCCGATGAAATGAAAGGTCGAATTATTGGTCGCGAAGGTCGGAATATTCGGGCCATTGAAGCTGCGGCGGGTATTGACCTGATTATTGACGATACACCGGAGGCGGTGATTATTTCCGGATTCAACCCGGTGCGACGTGAGATTGCCCGTCTGGCGTTGGAAAAGTTGGTCACCGATGGTCGTATCCATCCCGCCCGAATTGAAGAGATTGTTCAAAAAGCGGAAGAAGATGTGAATCAATCGATTCGTGAGTCTGGAGAACAGGCGACCTTCGACGTTGGGGTGCATGGCATCCATCCTGAAGTGGTTAAGTTGATCGGGCGGCTTAAATATCGGACGTCCTATGGTCAGAATATTCTCAAGCATTCGCTCGAGGTCGCATTTTTGTGCGGCGTGATGGCTGCGGAATTAGGGATCAATGTCAAGCAGGCCAAGCGAGCCGGCTTACTTCATGACCTTGGTAAGGCGGTTGACCATGAGGTCGAAGGCTCTCACGCTATGATTGGTGCTGATCTGGCACGCAAGTATGGTGAATCGCCGGAGATTGTGCATGCCATTGTTGCTCACCATGAAGAGGAGAAGCCGTCCAGTGTTCTGGCGGTTCTGGTTCAGGCGGCGGATGCATTGTCCGGTGCTCGTCCGGGAGCACGACGTGAAATGTTGGAAACCTATGTCAAACGTCTTGAAGAGTTGGAGCGTATCGGCACTTCGTTCAACGGGGTCGACAGTTGCTACGCGATTCAGGCGGGCCGCGAAGTGCGTGTGATGGTTTCCAGCGATCAAGTCTCCGATGCCCATTCTCATGTGCTCGCCAAAGATATCGCTGCCAAGATTGAGGCCGAAATGACCTATCCGGGGCAAATCAAGGTTAATGTTATTCGTGAAACCCGTGCCGTTGATTATGCCAAGTAG
- a CDS encoding TIGR00282 family metallophosphoesterase, protein MKLLFVGDIVGRAGRQLLSRCLDRLVDRHAVDFVVVNGENAAGGFGLTEDVVREFRKLGVHVITSGNHIWDKREFAAQLDRFDDVLRPGNYPEGAPGRGLGLYETSAGIKVAVINLEGRVFMNNLDCPFRLADQYLASLPDDVRVVMVDFHAEATSEKMALGHYLDGRVSAVVGTHTHVPTADEHILPGGTAYQTDVGMTGSRDSVIGIRKEIAVEKFITQLPARFEVAKKDPVLCAVLVDIDESTGQARHIERVMEVAE, encoded by the coding sequence GTGAAACTGCTCTTTGTTGGGGATATTGTTGGTCGGGCTGGTCGACAGCTGTTGTCGCGTTGTCTTGATCGGTTGGTTGATCGTCATGCCGTTGATTTCGTTGTCGTCAACGGCGAGAATGCTGCCGGCGGTTTTGGGCTGACGGAAGATGTGGTACGCGAGTTTCGCAAACTCGGTGTGCATGTCATCACCTCCGGTAATCATATCTGGGATAAGCGGGAGTTTGCCGCGCAACTGGATCGGTTTGACGATGTGTTGCGGCCGGGAAATTATCCCGAGGGGGCACCGGGGCGTGGCTTGGGCTTATATGAAACCAGCGCTGGAATTAAGGTGGCGGTGATTAACCTGGAAGGCCGCGTTTTTATGAATAACCTCGATTGCCCGTTTCGACTTGCCGATCAGTATCTGGCCAGTCTCCCTGATGATGTCCGGGTGGTGATGGTGGATTTCCATGCCGAGGCCACCAGCGAAAAGATGGCTCTGGGCCATTATCTTGATGGGCGCGTGTCTGCTGTTGTGGGAACGCATACCCATGTTCCCACTGCGGATGAGCATATCTTGCCGGGAGGGACGGCGTATCAGACCGATGTCGGCATGACCGGCAGTCGCGATTCCGTGATTGGAATCCGCAAGGAGATTGCGGTGGAGAAATTTATCACCCAGCTTCCAGCGCGGTTTGAAGTTGCCAAAAAAGATCCTGTCCTCTGTGCCGTCCTGGTTGATATTGACGAATCCACCGGTCAGGCTCGCCATATTGAGCGGGTCATGGAAGTGGCGGAATAG
- the tyrS gene encoding tyrosine--tRNA ligase, producing the protein MNFVEELTWRGMIHDIMPGTEEQLQKEMTSAYVGIDPTADSLHIGHLVSVMMLKHFQLAGHKPIALIGGATGMIGDPSGKSAERNLLDEKTLRHNQNCIKKQLAKFLDFDSDAANAAELVNNYDWMKEFSFLEFIRDIGKHITVNYMMAKDSVKKRLSEESKVGLSFTEFTYQLVQGTDFLHLYREKNCKLQMGGSDQWGNITTGTELVRRKESGEVFALTCPLITKADGGKFGKTESGNVWLDARLTTPYKFYQFWLNVSDADAEKYIKIFTLLNRDEVAALVKEQEAAPHERPLQKRLAREVTCMVHSEEEYDKAVEASQILFGKATTESLARLDKETFLSVFEGVPTFDVARNKIDDGVPVVELLAAETAAFPSKGELRRTIKGNGLSLNKAKVTDQEYLVTANDLINGSYILVQKGKKNYYIIEAV; encoded by the coding sequence ATGAATTTTGTCGAAGAGCTGACTTGGCGGGGCATGATCCACGATATCATGCCCGGAACCGAAGAACAGTTGCAAAAGGAGATGACCTCCGCGTATGTCGGCATCGATCCCACGGCCGATTCGTTGCATATCGGCCATCTGGTCAGCGTCATGATGCTTAAACATTTCCAGCTTGCCGGCCATAAGCCTATTGCGCTTATAGGCGGCGCAACCGGTATGATTGGTGACCCGTCCGGGAAGTCGGCAGAGCGCAATCTGCTCGATGAGAAAACCCTGCGCCACAACCAGAACTGCATCAAGAAGCAGTTGGCGAAGTTTCTCGATTTTGATTCTGATGCCGCCAATGCCGCAGAGCTGGTTAATAATTATGATTGGATGAAGGAATTCAGCTTCCTTGAATTTATCCGCGATATCGGCAAGCACATCACGGTCAATTACATGATGGCCAAGGATAGTGTAAAAAAGCGGCTCAGCGAAGAATCCAAAGTGGGGCTGTCGTTTACGGAATTTACTTATCAGTTGGTTCAGGGGACCGACTTTCTCCATCTGTATCGCGAAAAGAACTGCAAATTGCAGATGGGGGGCTCAGACCAGTGGGGCAATATCACCACCGGCACGGAATTGGTTCGGCGTAAAGAGTCTGGCGAGGTGTTTGCTCTGACCTGCCCACTCATAACCAAGGCCGATGGCGGCAAGTTCGGTAAAACGGAAAGCGGCAACGTCTGGCTTGATGCAAGATTGACCACGCCCTACAAGTTTTATCAATTCTGGCTCAATGTGTCAGATGCCGATGCAGAGAAATATATCAAGATCTTCACCTTGTTAAATAGGGATGAAGTGGCCGCGCTGGTCAAGGAGCAGGAGGCCGCTCCACATGAACGTCCTTTGCAAAAGCGCTTGGCGCGGGAAGTGACGTGCATGGTTCATAGCGAAGAGGAGTACGATAAGGCTGTCGAGGCTTCACAAATCCTGTTCGGCAAGGCCACGACGGAAAGTCTGGCACGGCTGGATAAAGAAACCTTCCTGTCTGTATTTGAAGGCGTGCCGACCTTTGACGTTGCACGAAATAAAATTGATGACGGTGTGCCGGTTGTCGAGTTGCTTGCAGCCGAAACGGCGGCCTTCCCGTCAAAAGGGGAGCTGCGGCGCACGATTAAAGGCAACGGGCTGAGCCTCAATAAGGCCAAAGTGACGGATCAGGAGTATCTGGTAACAGCAAACGACCTGATTAATGGATCATATATTCTCGTTCAGAAGGGCAAGAAGAACTACTATATTATCGAAGCGGTTTGA